The genomic stretch GCCCAAAGAATACCCCACAGAAGAAACCAAACTGTCTCCAGCATGGCTGAGGCCTCCTCTTTCTTCAGTTTCCAGGTGTTATGGGCTCGGGCTCCGGTCCTGCCTTTATGTAACGAGCCATTAGCCAGAAGGCCAGAATCCCTATCAGAGAATAAAGCACCAGGAAGCCAACCAGGGTGAAGGCCACCTGAGATGTTGATACTGGTGAGACCGCCTCGGAGGTTCTCATGAGGCCGTATACGATCCAGGGTTGCCTTCCCACCTCTGCCACGGTCCAGCCCAAAGCACAGGCCACATAGGGCAAGGGAGTTGCCCACAGCATGAGTCTTAGGTATCCGGGGCTGGATTGCAACTTGTTTCGCTTGAACCATCCCGCCAAACTCAGCAGTACAAAAAGGCAGCCCAGGGTGACCATGAGCCGGAAAGAGAGAAAGGTAATGAGCACCGGGGGCCTGTCTTCTTTGGGGAAATCCAGGAGCCCTTTGACCGTGGCCCCGGGGTCGTGGTGGGCCAAGAGACTCATGACTCCCGGGATCCTGCCCCATTGCAGGAGATTCCCATCATTGGAGGGGGAGGGCAGCGCCAGCAGGTAAACGGGAGCAGACGCCTGGGTTTCCCAGAGGGCCTCCAAGGCCGCCAGTTTTGTGGGCTGTTTTTCGGCCAGATCAGCCCCGTGCAGATGCCCCTCCACGAGCTCAAAGATGGAGAAGATAAGGGCCATGATCAGCCCCATTCTGAAGGATCTTGAAAAGAAGCTGGTATGCTGTTTCTTGAGGAGGTGATAGGCGCTGGCCCCCATGATCACGAATCCGGTGAGCACGTAGGCCCCGGCCACAGTGTGAAAGAATGTGAGGATGGCGTATTGCTGCGAAACCACGGCCCAGAAGTCAGTAAGCTCCGCCCTGTTGTTTCGTAGCACATAGCCCACAGGATGCTGCATCCAGGAGTTGGCTATCAAGATCCACACAGCAGAAAGGTTTGAA from bacterium encodes the following:
- a CDS encoding cytochrome ubiquinol oxidase subunit I, yielding MDPLILSRLQFAVATYFHFLFVPLTLGLSVLIAIMETLYVRKGDPEYRRMARFWGRVFLTNFVVGVVTGITLEFQFGTNWSGYSRYVGDIFGSLLAIEATAAFFLESTFIAVWALGWNRLSAKAHCVSIWLVAAASNLSAVWILIANSWMQHPVGYVLRNNRAELTDFWAVVSQQYAILTFFHTVAGAYVLTGFVIMGASAYHLLKKQHTSFFSRSFRMGLIMALIFSIFELVEGHLHGADLAEKQPTKLAALEALWETQASAPVYLLALPSPSNDGNLLQWGRIPGVMSLLAHHDPGATVKGLLDFPKEDRPPVLITFLSFRLMVTLGCLFVLLSLAGWFKRNKLQSSPGYLRLMLWATPLPYVACALGWTVAEVGRQPWIVYGLMRTSEAVSPVSTSQVAFTLVGFLVLYSLIGILAFWLMARYIKAGPEPEPITPGN